The DNA sequence TAAAGCAAGCTCAGATAAGGTCTGTGGTAACCCAAATTCAGAGTTTGGATACATCGCTTAACACATTTAGGGCAAAATATAGGGAGTATCCGGGGGATATATCTCGTGCGAGGCAATTTGGAATTAACTGCCCAAGAACAGGTGCCGCTTGTTCTTCATCTACTGATAATATTGCTGCAACTGATTCAGATGGAGCAACAGATGGAGCAATGGGA is a window from the Rickettsiales bacterium genome containing:
- a CDS encoding prepilin-type N-terminal cleavage/methylation domain-containing protein, which produces MHKKSNAKGFTLVELAIVLVIVGLLVGGVLQGQELIKQAQIRSVVTQIQSLDTSLNTFRAKYREYPGDISRARQFGINCPRTGAACSSSTDNIAATDSDGATDGAMG